The proteins below are encoded in one region of Mangifera indica cultivar Alphonso chromosome 7, CATAS_Mindica_2.1, whole genome shotgun sequence:
- the LOC123221745 gene encoding uncharacterized protein LOC123221745 has protein sequence MDSPFSDQSGISRGRDAPPSHYLLKIKSFSMLSEASILEYTSDKFESGGYQWKLSLYPNGDKFRDGRDHISIYLALAEMNSLHSGWEINVVFNFFMLNQLQNKYFITQEWRERRFHAMKTEWDIAKFIDLETFCNPLNGFLIEDTCVFGAEVFVVKSTFKGECLSMIKQPTTCYYSWKLNNFSFLADQRYNSESFGDYNWNIILYPKGNGEFRGSNISIYLTHARFYALPDKFFLKFILRVKDQINGEDLSYQTEHLFSPSQPDWGYATFMSLAKLKDPKMGYLVDDSLIIEAEVTLLGLIKPS, from the exons ATGGATTCTCCTTTCTCTGATCAGAGTGGCATCTCAAGAG gaAGAGATGCTCCGCCAAGTCATTACTTACTTAAAATCAAGTCCTTCTCCATGCTATCAGAAGCCTCCATACTTGAATACACCTCGGACAAGTTTGAATCGGGGGGCTACCAATG GAAACTGTCTCTCTACCCAAATGGAGACAAGTTCCGAGACGGGAGAGATCATATCTCAATTTACCTGGCATTGGCTGAAATGAATTCTTTACATTCAGGCTGGGAAATCAATGTCGTTTTCAACTTCTTTATGCTCAATCAGCTGCAGAATAAGTATTTTATTACCCAGG AGTGGAGAGAAAGGCGTTTCCATGCAATGAAGACTGAATGGGACATCGCCAAATTCATAGACCTGGAAACGTTTTGCAATCCTCTAAATGGATTTCTTATCGAAGACACTTGTGTCTTTGGTGCTGAGGTTTTTGTTGTCAAAAGTACCTTCAAAGGGGAGTGCTTATCAATGATAAAGCAACCTACAACTTGTTACTATTCTTGGAagcttaataatttttcatttttagctGATCAACGTTACAATTCTGAATCATTTGGAGACTATAATTG GAATATCATTCTCTATCCTAAAGGAAATGGAGAGTTTAGGGGCAGCAACATTTCAATTTATCTAACTCATGCTCGTTTCTACGCTCTTCCTGATAAATTCTTCTTGAAATTCATTCTTCGTGTCAAAGACCAAATCAATGGAGAGGACTTATCATATCAAA CTGAACATTTGTTTTCTCCTTCGCAACCTGACTGGGGTTATGCAACATTCATGTCCTTGGCTAAATTGAAGGATCCCAAAATGGGTTACTTGGTGGATGACAGTCTCATCATTGAGGCAGAAGTTACATTACTTGGTCTCATAAAACCGTCTTAA